The sequence below is a genomic window from Verrucomicrobiales bacterium.
AGTTCTACGGCCAAGACTTCATATTCTCCGGACTCAACCGGCCGCCCGAGAAGAGGCTGGAGCCGAGCGAACATCGGCCCCTTGCCACTCTCCGCCTGTTCCTTATTCAAGCGAGAGAAGGCTTGTTCCAAGAGTGCCGCAGCCCATCGACGGTCAAAGGCCTTGTCCGGCGTCTCCTCCGTGCGCGGTTCCAAGGCGTAGCGCTGCTCCGCATCCATCGCATCCAGGGCCACGACGGCCGCCCCTCCGCCGCGCTTCGCGGCGTGCGCTCTGGCGCGCTGATCATGAAGGAAATAATCGAGAGAGGTCAGCAGGAACGTCCGAAAGCGGCCTTTTTCGCGTGCCACCTGAGTGAAAGAATGACGTCGAAGCAGCATGGCAAAGAACTCCTGCGTCAGATCAGCCCCGTCGTCCGGACCATATCCCCGCCGGCGAACATGGGCATAAAGCGGGTACCAATAGGTGTTGCACAGCCGATCCAGTGCGGCAGTTGCCGCCAACGCGTCATCCCCCCCGGCACGCAACACCACACTCCAGTGGGTCGTATCAAACCTGGACGAGTTTCGTTCCGCTTCCACCTCGCAACCCTGCCAGCTAGGCCCAGTGTAGTCCAGCTCCCACCCATGAGTCTTCATGTTCCATTTCAGTCCGTTCGCAGACGGAAGTAGCGAGGTCCATCGGCTCCCGACATCACCACGCTCGTCGCACTCCAAGGCAGATCGATCAGCACCCATGGCAGAATCCCAGGCCCAGATAGCCGCACCGCCGTCTCCAGCCGATCTCCACCGAGAAAAGCCTCCCAGCTCAACCTCACCTGATGCCCCTCCAAGGCAATCTGCAAATCCAGCCCACGGCTCGAGTGCCAAAATCCTCCCTCTAACCGAAAGCCCCCGCCCTGTAGCGGTCCCGAGTCAGGCTGTCCGACGGTCCCGGACAGCAGAAACCCCCCGCCAGCCGAATTCCCTCCGCCTCCATCGACAGTCCAGGAAGCCAGGTGATACGCTGCGGACGCAGGCGAGTCCAACTCGAGAACCGAGACGCGATCGAGTGCTGACCAGTGAGCGGCGGACACATTCTCAAACCGGAGGAGAGTCCTGGCGGATGAGGCACGGAACGGAAGGGCAAAGGATTGCCACTGCGGGCCGGGTATGAAGGAAGGACCATCGTGTGTAAAATCGGCCTGAGCGGGCCCGGCGGACGCCCGAACTTTGATCGGGCCAGCGTAGGCCTCTGAACCAGGCCGAATCCCCAGCTGGAACGTCAGAACGTAGTCTCGCCCAGGGATGGTCGGAATGCCTTGCTGCACGGCACCCAAGCCGTTGAAAACAGTGTCCGTGAGATCCACTGATTGCCGACCATCGCCCGCAACGAGCAAACCAAGCCCTTCGTCGTAAGGTGTCTGTGTGAGGGCGATGGCCACCCCCGGTATTTCCCACCCGGGAACCACCGCGCTTCCCGGGTTCACCGTGAGGAAGGAGCCGCGCGATGCGACTACCTTCCCCGGGGTCAGGTTCACGTCGGGCAGTTCAAAGGATCCGTTCTGCACCAACTCCGCCGCCTGCACGCGGGAGAGAAGCGAAGCTCCAAGCAAGGCGAGTTGAAAAACTGACCGACCTCGGGGAATATGACGCCAGTAGCCACGATCGTCGGAGATCGGCTGAACCAGGCAAGACCGGCCCGAAAGGTTAAGTAATTTTGTCTTCATCGTGTTTCTGATGGATCTGAACTACGGTGCACCGATCACCACTTCACCACCGCTGGCCGTCAAACACAGGGCCTTGGTGATGGTCACAGGTTCATTGTATCGGCCCGCCTGAATCTGCAGTCGGCTGCCCGCCGAAGAGTTATTGACGGCATCTCCCACCGTCTTGAACGGTCCCCCAAGGCAAGCATTGATCGAGCACGGCAAAGGCGGAAATGGGCATGGAAGGGATGGCGCGCCGGCGGGAGGATTTCTCGGATCGAGCTTCACCCCTAGCCCGTGCCGGGTTCCCCAGGACCATCCGGGAACAAATCCCGCCAAGGTGCGGAACGGGTGAGGCAAATCCTCAGGCCGCAAGCAGGAGTTGTTACGATCCACGAAGACCGTTCGACCAGACGCTACATGAAACCGAGGCCCGTTCACGCTGCTAGTGATCCGATCAATCTGGCCGGGGGTCAGCCGATCGGTATTCGCATGATACGACATCAGATTAAAAAACACCGCGTCCACCTGACGCACCTGATCTGCATTCAGGTTTCTAAAGCGCTTTCCGAACGCCTTTTGGGAAATCTCGTCCTGACCCCAGCACTCCACATCCAGCAACGTGTCCGCGACTTCATCCTCCCCGGGCGATGTGCAGCGAGTCTGAACGATCGGATCGTTGCACGCGCCGCAGGCGGCCCCTTGGGTGTGGAAGAGGCTGAAGTAATGCCCAATCTCATGGGCGATCGTCGTCTGACTTCCCCCCTGACCGATCAGAATGATCTGATCCGGGGGAGCGACCGCGCAGTTTCCCGAGCTCCGGTTGCCGTTGAGGTAGATATTCACCGCGTCGGCTCGCAATTTGTAAACCGACGGGTTGGCCAAGGCTGAAAACTGCAAAGCGAGCCGCTGGCCCGCGTCACGAGCGTCCACGTCAAACCACTGGGACACCCCTTGAACGTTGGCGATCTCAACCAAATCCACGACATACCCGCTGGCCGCGCGATTGAAGATGTCGTTGCCTAATCGGATTTGCTCCCGCACCGCGTCATCGGTGGAAAGAGAGCCGCCGGGACGACGTCCCGAGGCATCCAGGATAAATTTTACCGAGACCCGAAGCCGAATCTCGGCCCCGGCCGAACCAGGTCTCCACAGAATCAGGGCGAGGCCGGAGAGCAGTAGGAAAGTTCGAATGTTCATAGCGCGATCGGATAGCTGTGCACTGTGCATCACGAGTGATTCGCAGTCATGGAAGCCCTATTGAAGACTCACCAGCACGAGAACCAACCCCGTGCCGTCGCGCAAGCTGGTCATGGCTTTACCGAGGATGGCACCTGTGCCTCGAGCCGGGTCCTTGACCCGCATCGCGTGCCCGGGCCGACTGCCGGTAGTGAGCAGGTCGCCCGGTTCAATCGGAGCATCAGAGGCATCCGCCTTCACGTAAACCCGTCCCGACAGGGCCACGTTGCGACCCTCATCCAGCACCCCTTCCTGACGGAGTGACAGCCCGGGACTCACCCCGCCAGCTCCACTGACGATTCCAGCCACTCGGGTGTCATAGGGACGTTCACTGACCATCAAGTGCCCGGGATGCTCGGGATCGATCACCATGACCGATCCGGGTTCGACCTCCTGACCTTTCATGGGGAAGGGCTCCGCGACATCCGCTCCGCCGCGAATCGTCAACGCCCCCACCGAAAGATTCTTGTTGACCCAGACATTGCCGTTGCGATCCCAAGTCAGAGTAGCGCTGTCCGGACCGCTAACCCCCAGGGCCCCGCCGCTGAATCCATAGATGAATGGGCCATCAATCCCCCGTCCTCCCACCGCGAACCGGTATCCGAGCCCATGATTTCGATCAG
It includes:
- a CDS encoding sigma-70 family RNA polymerase sigma factor yields the protein MKTHGWELDYTGPSWQGCEVEAERNSSRFDTTHWSVVLRAGGDDALAATAALDRLCNTYWYPLYAHVRRRGYGPDDGADLTQEFFAMLLRRHSFTQVAREKGRFRTFLLTSLDYFLHDQRARAHAAKRGGGAAVVALDAMDAEQRYALEPRTEETPDKAFDRRWAAALLEQAFSRLNKEQAESGKGPMFARLQPLLGRPVESGEYEVLAVELGVPANTIAKTVQRLRQRARELLFEEAKHTVATQADADRELRELFG
- a CDS encoding DUF642 domain-containing protein, translating into MKTKLLNLSGRSCLVQPISDDRGYWRHIPRGRSVFQLALLGASLLSRVQAAELVQNGSFELPDVNLTPGKVVASRGSFLTVNPGSAVVPGWEIPGVAIALTQTPYDEGLGLLVAGDGRQSVDLTDTVFNGLGAVQQGIPTIPGRDYVLTFQLGIRPGSEAYAGPIKVRASAGPAQADFTHDGPSFIPGPQWQSFALPFRASSARTLLRFENVSAAHWSALDRVSVLELDSPASAAYHLASWTVDGGGGNSAGGGFLLSGTVGQPDSGPLQGGGFRLEGGFWHSSRGLDLQIALEGHQVRLSWEAFLGGDRLETAVRLSGPGILPWVLIDLPWSATSVVMSGADGPRYFRLRTD